GGACGCGCGGAGAGATACAACTGCCAGAATGCCGCGAGGAACAAGACAACGACGGCAACGACGACCCGAAGGAACCATTTCTTCACGAGACGCAACTCGGATTCGATCTCAGGGCTCGTCGATCCACATGCCGTGGAAGCCGGCCGGAACGCGCACGGGGATCTCCACGGTCGCCACTTTCTCCATGGCCTCGGCATCGTAGATGGCCAGATGACTGCGATTCGATCTCGCGTCGTGGCCGAAGCCCACGAGGTAGCCGTGATCCTCGGCGCTCCCGTCCGCGGCCGGCACGAAGTAGACCTCGTCGCTCGCGTGTCCGGCGGGCAGATCCAGTCGTTGCGACGAGCCTCGCTCCAGATCGTACTTGATCAGGCCATTCACACCGCGGAGTACGCCTTCCGGGGTATCGACTCCGAAGTGAGCGGCGTAGCCGTATCGGTTCTTTCGGCCCAGTAGACTGCGGTCGAACTGAGGGAAGTCACAGATCTGTTCATCGAGCTGCTCTTCGCGCACAGTCCCCGCCGCGGGGTCGATCGTGTAGCGCCACAGATTACCGGTCTGCCAATTCGAGGGACCGCCCCGCCAGAGCTCGGGCATCCGTGCCACCTCCAACACGACCTTTCCGTCCTCGGTGTCGTGGGCGTTCATCGTGTGGACGATCATGCACTGGTCGATCTCCACCCACACGACGTCCGCGTTACCACCGTTACGGGGCATGACGCCGAGTCGACTCGGGTGCTCATCATCCCAAGCGAGCGGGAATCCGGACGTGAGCAGGTCGAAGTCGAAACCGATCGGTACATCGATGAAAACAACGTGATTTTCGCTCACGGCGAAGTCATGCATCATGCTGAAGGCGGGCAGGTCGATCTTCTCACTGCGAACGAGAACGCCGGCGGCGTTCACCTGATGGTAGGTGAGAAAGTCGCTGAAACCGTACCCGAAGAAGAGCATCTCGCCCGTGCGCGGGTCGACCTTGGGATGGGCGGTCATGGCCGTCGTGAGCTTGCCGTCGTAGTCGTACCACCCGCGCGTCCCGAGCTCTCGATCGATCTCGTACGGCAGGCCCGTCTCGGCCACGGCCAGCACTCGACCGTCGTGCACCGCGATCGCGGTGTTCGCCTGATGAGCCGTACGCGAAGGCGGCCCGAGGCCGCCCTGCGGCGGGTCCGTCAGCAACTCGGTCTGGATGTAGCGATTCCGGTACCACTCGGCGGCACCATCGCGGATGCGGACACCGTGCAGCATTCCGTGACCGAAGAACCAGTGGGCGCTCTCTCCCGTGACCGGGTTGGGACCATTGCGCATGTAGACGCCATTAAGCTCGGGCGGAATCGACCCCACCACCTTCAGGTCAAGCACGTCGCGCTCCGCGTCGACCGGCGCGTAGTTTCCGTTCAGCCACCACGTCGCCGGATCTCCAACCGGGATCTCGGGGTCGACCACGCCGGGACGTTCCGCTCCCGAAGCGTCGAAGGGTGCATCGACATCCGAGCAAGCGGCGAGCAGGCCGCTGCCCGCAAGAGCCGCCGCACCGGCGCCCGCGTAGTGTAGGGCCTCACGCCTCGAGTAGTTCTTCTTCATCGCAGTTCCTGCCGGTACCATCGCATAGACCCTGCGCCTCCGCTAAAACGTTCATTCTGACTCCTCAACGTTCCTCCACGGATTCCACGCGTAGGTCCGAGTGTTTTCCCGCACGAAGACGCTAGCCGGCTCGCTCCCGATGAACACATCCCACGGTGTCGTGACCCGCTGAAGCTCGAACGCATCCCGCCCGGCGCGGACACCCTCCTCTTCCATCGTCTGCCCGTCGTAAAAAACCTTGTCGCAGCTCCCGTTCCGTCTGCAGACCCAATCACCCGCCTCGACGAAGTCGAGCGTTGGAAGTGCGCTCTCCGTTTCGCCGAGCCGGATGTCGGCCTCGAACACGAGCGCACCGGATTGTAGCCGAGTTCGCAGCCGATTCGATGACAGCGTGTGCTCGACGACGCTCGGCAACCGAAGAATCAGCTCCGGATCGGCGGCGACCTCCTCGGTGAGCAGATCGATGATCAGCGCATGAGGACGCCCGTCGTCTCCTTTCACGAAAACAGTCCACTCGGCACGAGTGCCGCTCGGCATTCCGTCCACGTCGTAGACACGAAGCGAGAGATAATAGTCGGCCTCGCCGTCACTCTCGAGAAGCCGCAGCGGTACGAGGCGGGTGTTCTCGGGCAACTCGAGGGCGTCCTCCAAGCCGCCGGGGTCGGTGATCACGAAGTTGAAGTACGCCGAGGGGACCGCCGTTCCGACCGTGAAGCCCGCGAGCGCGTCTCCTTCCCCCGCAACGGCAGCTTCCGCGATCCCGAGAACCGCGGCCGGGTAGAAGTTGTTCTTGAAGTCGACCAACGACTGCAGATGATCCGCGGTGACGTCGAGGTATTCGGCATCGAGGTTCCACCACGGCGAGATCACGATCTCGAGGGGATTGAGATAGACGTAGGAGTGCTTGGGGACCGGCTTGAGGTACATGCTCCAGTGGCTGTTATCGGAGATCTCGATCTCGGCCTCGGGAATCCGGACTCCCTCGCGGTTGTGCACCGTCGCGTTGTACAGAGTGCGATCCGCCACGCCGTTTCCCCAATGGATGAAGTCGTTCGCGGCCACGAACCGCCGTGCGAACGCGACGCGAGCTTCGGGATCCTGGGGCCAAACGACCCTGGAGGAAAAGTAGAGTCGCTCCGCACCCCCGTCTCGATCTTCGACCCCCACGTACGAGACGATGCCCCCATCCTCGAACTCGTGCGAAACCGGTTCCGGGGAAGTGAGGAGGTTGACGGAGTCCGCGGAAACGTTGGCGGCCGCCGCCTGCACGACGAGAAAACGCGGATGGCCGTTCTCGGGATCCTCGACGAAAACGGACCACTCAGCGCGCGCGCCGGCGACCAACCCTCCCGAGGAATTGTAGATGTTGAGCACGAGGAAGTACGTAGGCTCGTCGGTCTCGAGGATTCGCAGAGGAGCCAACACGAAGCCCTCGGGCAGCTCGCTCGCCTCGAACGCCGCGATCT
The nucleotide sequence above comes from Candidatus Binatia bacterium. Encoded proteins:
- a CDS encoding carotenoid oxygenase family protein, which translates into the protein MKKNYSRREALHYAGAGAAALAGSGLLAACSDVDAPFDASGAERPGVVDPEIPVGDPATWWLNGNYAPVDAERDVLDLKVVGSIPPELNGVYMRNGPNPVTGESAHWFFGHGMLHGVRIRDGAAEWYRNRYIQTELLTDPPQGGLGPPSRTAHQANTAIAVHDGRVLAVAETGLPYEIDRELGTRGWYDYDGKLTTAMTAHPKVDPRTGEMLFFGYGFSDFLTYHQVNAAGVLVRSEKIDLPAFSMMHDFAVSENHVVFIDVPIGFDFDLLTSGFPLAWDDEHPSRLGVMPRNGGNADVVWVEIDQCMIVHTMNAHDTEDGKVVLEVARMPELWRGGPSNWQTGNLWRYTIDPAAGTVREEQLDEQICDFPQFDRSLLGRKNRYGYAAHFGVDTPEGVLRGVNGLIKYDLERGSSQRLDLPAGHASDEVYFVPAADGSAEDHGYLVGFGHDARSNRSHLAIYDAEAMEKVATVEIPVRVPAGFHGMWIDEP